The following DNA comes from Streptomyces globosus.
CGAGGCGGCGGGCTTGGCCGCCGCGGCCTTCGCGGCCGCCGCCTTGGCGGGCGTGCCGAGGGAGAGCTTCAGGCCGGGTCGGATGACCTCGGGATTGCTGCCGATGGCGCTCCGGTTCGCCTCGTACAGGGCCTTCCAGCCGCCGGACACGGAATGCTGTGCGGCGATCTTCGTAAGGGTGTCGCCGACGGTCACGGAATACGTTGCGGGGGCTGCTGCCTTTTCCACCGCCGGCGTGGCGGCGGGCAGTGCCGCCGCGGTCGCGGCGGGCACCGCGGCCGGCTGGGCGACGACCGCGCCGGCGGTGGTCGCGCCGATCAGCGGGAGGGCGAGGGCCGCGCCGCCGGTGCCGGCGGCGGCCAGCTTGCGGACGGCGGGGCGCTGCTTCGGGCGGCGGTGCTTACCCGTTCCGGGCATGGCGGAATTCCTCACGTGCGGGTGCGGGGGGAGCCCTGGCGGATGCCGGAATCGGTAGCTGCCCGCCGGGAACGACGTGAAGGTAGGCGAGTCCGCCGGGGCGGAACAAGGCTCCGCATCACGCACGTGATCCATTGACCGCTTTGGGTGCGGTAAACGACCTTGGAGGGGATCTCCGGGAATGCCGGATTTCCTTTCGGGGAAAAGGGAATCGCACCTCCGCGGGAAATGATGTTGCAGAGTCCGGAGTGACTGACATCACGGTTTGCAGGGCGGTGGGAGCAAAACGGACAAAATGTTAGTTCGATGGCCCGATAAGGGCATCCAGCCCGTTCTTTGCCAACCGCCCACGGTGGGCGCATTCCGGCGCGCCCGCCGTGAATCCGCGCCCCGCGCGTGACGTCAGAGCGCGGCGAGCCGGTCCAGTGCCTCCGCGACCGGCCGCCGGCTCGCCGGCAGCAGCGGAAGGCGCACGTCCGGAGTGGGGATCCGGCCCTGTGCGTGCAGCACCCCCTTCACCACCGCCGGATTCGGCTCCCGGAAGAGCGCCGCGGCCAGTGCGGCCAGGCGGTGGCCCAGCTCCCTGGCCCGTACCGCGTCCCCCTCGCGCCAGGCGGCCGCAAGCTCGGCGTACCGCGCCGTCGCCAGGTGTGCGGACGCGAGGATCCCGCCGGCCGCGCCGAGCGCGAGCATCGGGGAGGCGAACACGTCGTCGCCGGCGAGCACCGCGAAACGCTCCGGCAGGTCCGCCATCAGTGCCACCGTCTCCTGGTCGATCCCGCCGTTCGCGTACTTCACCCCGGCCACCCCCGGCAGCCCGCCGAGCGCCCGCAGCGCCTCCGCGTCCAGCTGCTGCCCGGTGCGGTAGGGGATGTGGTAGACGACCAGCGGGACCGGGCTCGCCTCGGCGAGCCGGGTGAAGTGGGCGAGCACGCCCGCCGCGCCGGGCCGTACGAACGGCGGCACCGCGACCAGCGCCGCCCGTGCCTCCGGCCACCGCGCGAGCCGGCCCAGCTCCTCCTCCGCGGCGCGCGTGCCGCCGGACCCCGCGCCGACGGTCAGCACCGCGCCCCGCTCCCGGCACACCCGGGCGCAGACGCCGGCGACGAGGTCGCGCTCCGCCGCGTCCAGGGCAGCCGCCTCCGCCGTGGTGCCCAGGGCGACGATCCCGTCGGCGCCCTCGTCGAGGACCCGGTAGGCGAGCGCCTCCAGCGCGTCGGCCGCGATGCCGCCGGCGGCCGTGAAGGGGGTGATGAGCGGGACGTGGATCCCGCCCAGGGAGAGGTCCGCGAGCTGCGCGCCGGCCTGTGGGTCGGACAAGTCCCGTGCGTTCTGTGCGTGGTGTGCCATGCAGACGAGCTTCGCCCGCACCGGCCCGCAGATCCAGTTCGCATTCCTTACCGGAACCGTAAGCTGATCCGATGCTCGACGTACGACGCCTGCGCCTGCTGCGCGAACTCGCCCGCCGCGGAACCATCGCGGCCGTCGCCGAGGCCCTCTCCTTCAGCCCTTCGGCGGTCTCCCAGCAGCTGGGCGTCCTCGAACGCGAGGCCGGCCTGCCGCTGCTCGAACGCACCGGCCGCACCGTCCGCCTCACCCCGGCCGGCCGGAACCTCGTCCGGCATGCCGAAGCCGTCCTCGAACGGCTGGAGGAGGCGGCCGCCGACCTGGCGGAGGCGCGCAGCGGCCTTGCGGGAGCCCTGCGCATCGGCGCCTTCCCCACGGCGACCAGGGCCATCGTCCCCGCCGCCCTCGTCGCCCTGGCCCGGCACCACCCGCGGCTGGAGCCCATGGTGACCGAGACGGACCCGGCGGCAGTCGCGCACGCCCTGCGCGCCGGAGACCTCGATGTCGCCCTCGTCCACGAGTACGACTTCGTCCCCGCGCCCCGGGAGCCGGGGATCTCCACCGAGCCCCTCTACCGGGAGGCCATGTACCTGGCCGCGCCCGCCGCCGGCCCGCAGCTGCCCCCGGCCGCGCGGCCGCACGGCCCCGAGGGGCCCGATCCGGCCGGCGGCCCCGGACCGGCGGACCAGAGCGCCGCACTGCGGGCCCATGCCGACGCCCCCTGGATCACCGCCACCCCCGGCACTCTCTG
Coding sequences within:
- a CDS encoding LysM peptidoglycan-binding domain-containing protein, yielding MPGTGKHRRPKQRPAVRKLAAAGTGGAALALPLIGATTAGAVVAQPAAVPAATAAALPAATPAVEKAAAPATYSVTVGDTLTKIAAQHSVSGGWKALYEANRSAIGSNPEVIRPGLKLSLGTPAKAAAAKAAAAKPAASYPDNLDGWIRESLAVMAKHGIPGTYHGIHRNIMRESSGNPRAINNWDINARNGIPSKGLLQVIDPTFRAYHVPGTSTDSYDPVANITAACNYAAARYGSIDNVNGPY
- a CDS encoding dihydrodipicolinate synthase family protein; its protein translation is MSDPQAGAQLADLSLGGIHVPLITPFTAAGGIAADALEALAYRVLDEGADGIVALGTTAEAAALDAAERDLVAGVCARVCRERGAVLTVGAGSGGTRAAEEELGRLARWPEARAALVAVPPFVRPGAAGVLAHFTRLAEASPVPLVVYHIPYRTGQQLDAEALRALGGLPGVAGVKYANGGIDQETVALMADLPERFAVLAGDDVFASPMLALGAAGGILASAHLATARYAELAAAWREGDAVRARELGHRLAALAAALFREPNPAVVKGVLHAQGRIPTPDVRLPLLPASRRPVAEALDRLAAL
- a CDS encoding LysR family transcriptional regulator, encoding MLDVRRLRLLRELARRGTIAAVAEALSFSPSAVSQQLGVLEREAGLPLLERTGRTVRLTPAGRNLVRHAEAVLERLEEAAADLAEARSGLAGALRIGAFPTATRAIVPAALVALARHHPRLEPMVTETDPAAVAHALRAGDLDVALVHEYDFVPAPREPGISTEPLYREAMYLAAPAAGPQLPPAARPHGPEGPDPAGGPGPADQSAALRAHADAPWITATPGTLCHTMAVRACEAAGFTPRVRHLVDEFPTVLALVAAGQGVAVVPGLGLHGHADPAVALTRLRMERRTKLAFRSGSAGHPAVAAFGEALRAALPPEPATADGGP